From the Endozoicomonas sp. Mp262 genome, the window CCTACCTTGGAGACGTATTCCGCAGCAACTTCAACGTCCTGACATCACTGGATTCAGGACCTTATGGCGAAGGCGAAGCGGGCAGTTTTAATACCAATGGCTTGCCCTGTCGAATTAAAACCCCCTGAACCGCCTTTAGCGGCAGTTATTCACTTTAAAGGATGGGATATCTATAAAGGCGGCTTTAGTGAAAACCATTGACAAAAAGAAACCGGAGGCATTATTCAGTACACCCCTCCAGCCCCTAAAGAAAATGCGGCCTCGGATAGTCCACATTCACAAACAATAAGGACACTCTATCTCCTGAGAATACCCCCCGGCTTTTCAGTCGGGGACAGATATTCCCAGAAAAAATCAGTTGCGATAGATGGTTTCAATCAGATGAAAGCCAAAGCGTGTTTTCACCGGACCATGAACGGTAAGCACCTTTTTCTTAAACACCACTTGATCAAATGCCTTTACCATCTGGCCTGGCTGAAACTCTCCCAGGTCGCCCCCTCTTTTACCAGAAGGACAAAGGGAATATTTTTTTGCCAATCTGGCGAAATCCTCGCCTTTGGCTATTCTCATCTTTAACTTTTCCGCCTCGTCCCTTGTTTTAACCAGAATATGGCGAGCACAGGCTGTTGGCATGGGGTGAGTCCTCAATATAAAAAGAGGCGAATATTATCGTTTCCAGAAGGGATTATCATGAAAAAAATGAATCACAAAGACCTTATTATCAACTAGAAAAAGAAGACCTGATGATGAAAAAATTAAATCCCTCTTTATACGTTGTATTTTTTGCTTTCGCGTATTTTTCCAGTTTCGCTTATGCCGAGCGCCTGGTAATGATCACTGGTGCCAATAGAGGACTGGGACTGCTGCTGTCGGAACAATTTGCTCAAGGTGGGGATAAGGTGATTGCAGTACATCGTCATAATGAAACTCCTGCCTCCCTTAATAGCCTGAAAACCAAATACCCTGGAAAAATAATAATGGAAAAGCTAGATTTGACGGATCTTAACGAGGTTATAAAACTAGGTGAGCAATACCGTCACAAAAAAACACCTATTGATATCCTTATCAATAACGCTGGTATTTACTCACCAAGGGAACCCCAAAATAATACCTTTCAAAACTTGATCCAAAATCTACCTCAACTTGAGGAGTCAATGCACACCAATGCAGAAGCACCGATGCTACTATCTAGCAGCTTGCTCCCAAACATTACCCAAGGCACTGAGAAAATGATTATTTTTCTTGGTAGTGCTGGCAGTCGGTTTTCAGTAGACGATAACAAACGAAATCGAATGGGACTCACCTATGTCATGAGCAAATCTGCGCTTCATAAAGCCATTGACCAGGCTGCCACTGACCTGAAAAACCCTCAAAAATGCCTGTCTCAGGCAACCTGCAAAGATGAGCAACAAGTCACAATGGTAGGCATTGACCCCGGCTGGGTAGACACTGATATGGGCAAAGGATCAAAGAACTCTCAACCCGAAACAGGAACCGCAGAGCAAGCCACCAAAAAAATATATCAGCTCATTACCAGCGGTACGCTCAATCACACCATGAGTGGCCAGTTAATCAATACCTCAGGACAAAAACTAGACTGGTAATTTAAAAACTATTCGTAACCTTCTGACAGCACCGCCCTAAATCGTTACAATGCCGGGCAATATTGATCGGAAGCTTTACTATGCGTGACTTTATTATCGCTCCCAGCATTCTCTCTGCAAACTTCGCCCGTCTTGGTGAAGAGGTTGATAACGTCCTGGAAGCCGGGGCCGACTGGGTTCATTTCGACGTCATGGACAACCACTATGTACCTAACCTCACTCTTGGCCCCATGGTCTGTAAAGCATTACGAAACCATGGCGTTACCGCTCCTATCGATGTTCACCTGATGGTTAGCCCCGTTGATCGGATGATTGGTGATTTTATCGAAGCGGGTGCCAGTATGATCACCTTCCATCCGGAAGCTTCCGATCATATCGACCGCAGCCTGCAACTGATCCGTGAAGGTGGTTGTAAAGCGGGTCTGGTACTCAACCCCGCCACCAGCCCTGATGTCATTGAGTATGTCATTGATAAGCTGGATATGGTGCTGCTAATGTCCGTAAACCCCGGTTTTGGTGGACAGAAGTTCATCCCTTCTACACTAAAAAAACTGCGCCATGTTCGTAAGATCATTGACGACAGCGGCCTGGATATCAGACTGGAGGTGGACGGTGGTGTTGGCGTAAAAAATATTCGCCAAATTGCTGAGGCAGGTGCAGATGCCTTTGTTGCCGGGTCTGCTATTTTCGGTGCAGAAAGCTACCAGGATGTCATTTCCAATATGAGAAATGAACTAAAACAGGTTAACGCTCTTTAAGCCCTAAAAACACCCAGTGAGTTTGCAGCACTTTTTCACTAAAAATGCTGCAAACCCTGAGTCTTATATCATTCTGTTAAAGCACTAAACCGCGCCCAGTTAGGTAACCGCAATTTGATAGGGCTGTGATAGGCGCGCTTTAGTAATCGCTTCGCTTGATGAACAAGCCAGGAATATCCGGTTTTCAAACGAGTTTTGGTTTAGATATTGATACTGGGCGGAATTCTACTCGGTAGCAAGTAGCTGTATTCAGGCCGATTATTATTTCGATCATTAATCTTGGACTCTACCTCCTTAAGAGCCTCATTAAAACGATCCAAAGGCCCTCCCGAATCGGTAATTTTATCGTCTTCAAACCAGGACAGATACGGAAAATGATTACTGCGATACTCTCCCAATTTCCGGTAATAGACAGACCCTAACAGGTGTAAAACACTTAATTGTTGTAGCGCTTTTGGGATCGGGGCTAACAAAGTTAACCACTGTTCTTCTGTATTGGCAGATAAAGGGTCTTGCCCCCACACAGCACCGGAAATAGCTGGCGCATAGGACATCAGATTTTTTTGGGGAAAGTTAACTGCTGCATGCTGAGCACTGCCGGTAAAAATAACCATTGTCAAAACATCAACAAGCTGCGACCGCTCAACAATAGGCTTAAATCCTTTTACTTTTCCATCAGAAATCAATGCATCAGTCCAGGCCGTTAATTCGGTATCTTCAACAACATCCTGATCACTCGAGTAATAAATAGCCACATAATCCCGTACCCAGTCCCGAATAGCCCCCCAAACCAGAATGGCATCATCACGATAAGGGTAATCAGGAAGGTCTTCTTGGCTGGCTACCCCCCGTCGCTCTAACCCGGATATTTCATAAAGCAGCAGGCTGTCCATTCAATTTTGACTTTTCTGTGGGGGCTGCTGTTTTATCACTCTGTGACTAAAGGTCTTCAGGCTCCGACTACACCAATCTGAACATTTAACGATCAATTCTGCTTTTTTAGGCCGAATGAATACTCCAAACGTCTCTCATCTGGTTATTATTTAGGCGGGCTAAGCGTTGTGGAGGCTGCTACCCAGGCCGAGGCAACGGCATTTGATAAAATATCTCTGTTACATGCTGCAAAAGCTTCTTGAATGGGCAGCTGCTGGGTAGGTGCAGTTTGATCCGATCCTTGTACTCAACCACCTTAACCGCTACTTTGCAGAGTTTTGTGATTACCGTTGATGGCTGGGCTTTCTCCAGTTCCGTTCCTTTCAAAGCCTTGGTTCTCAGCTCGTAATGCAGAACGTAAGCCGCACAGGCATAAAACAGTCTCAAGTGATTGGCCAGAAAGGTCTGGTCTGACAGTCTGTCACCGGACAGATCACTTTTCAGGTGCTTAATGAAATTCTCATCCTGCCCTCTTGGGCAGTACAGATCCTCATAAATCACCTCTGGGGAAGCCTCTTTGATTGAGGTGACAATAAAGCGGGGATTGTCGCCTTTCTCGTTAACCTCTGCCTTATAGATTATCCGGGTATCGAGCCCTTTCCAGCTTTTAGCCTGATACTCGGCCTCACCGTACAGCCTGAGTCGTTCTGGCTCAGGCATATCGTTCAACTTGGCTAAGGCTGTTTTAACCTTGAAAGCTCGACGAGCCTCATCTAGCAACTCTTTGGCTTTAGGGCGTAAGGCCGTCTTGTGACCGGCACCTTTACCCAGCACATAATCAGCATGAGTATTAGCCTGAACAACATGCATTAACTCAGGTTGAGCAAAGTGGCTATCCCCGCGCACCAGCAAATGGGTTTTTGGCCACCGTTTACGGATAAGCTTGATGACACGCTTGATAATAGCGGCATTTTCCCTGCCTGTTGGCGTTTTGCCTGGACGGAGGATGGCAGTAATCAGCTTGCCACTGAGACCTTCAAAAATCAGCAAAGGCAGATAACAGTAGTCCTGATATTTGGCATTAAACAAATTCATTTGCTGCGATCCGTGGGTAATGGCCGGTGTGTGATCAAGATCGATCACGATAGCCATAGGTGGCAAGTCATAACTGGCGATAAAATGATGCACAAATGCTTCAGCCATTTGATAGATATCTTTGCGCCGCATGGACTTCCCGAGCCGTGTGTAGGTGGGAGATGAAGCCAGGTGGTTATCATCATCCAAAGGGTTTCGTCCGGTAGCCAGCTTTAACATGGGGTCTTTACGGAGGCGGTTGCTGTCGTTGGCATCCTCATAACCGCAAGCCATTTGCAAAATTCGCTGAACCAGGAGGTTTTGCAGAGAGTGGTCAATGTAGGATGGGTGACGCTTGTCATCAATGGCCTGGGTCAGTCTGGAAATAAGTCCGCTATGCAATATGGTTTCCCGTAACAGCAGAGCCCCAAAATCTGAAGATAACTCTCCACCATTGAAGTCCGCACGGATAGTTTTACCATTTGAAGGATGAAAGCGAAGCTGCTCTTGTGTAGATTGGGTCATGGCAAGTTCCGGTTTGCTTTTTCCGAAGCATTTTTTTGTCAATCCAATCGTACCAACAGATTGGACGGAACTTGCCTTTATTTATGAAATATCCGGGCTAAATCATTTGGCAACATACTGGCATAAAAATCATAGCCAAGACGGTCTTCCCCTGCCGCTTGCTGAGTGTATTTAATCTCAGCTGCAAATATATTATCAATAGGGCCACCCTCGGCAATAAGACTTCCGGCAGCACTGGCATTAATACTCAGGGTACCTTCAAAATGCGGCATCAGCAGAATATTTAACGGATGCTTTTCTGCAAGATGGCGATGGGTTGCAACCGTAAATGCCTCTATCAACAGATGAGTTCTCGCCAGATGCACAAATAGTTCGTGGTAATTGCCTTCGGACATCTGAACTATAGTCTTTGATACTTGCCATTCCCAGTAGCCCTCATCTCGCTGATCCACTACGGCATAAGCCACTTTGAATTCGGAGGTCTGACCACACTGGATAGCAACTGGCTTCAGTTCATCCCGCGCCTCTGTCAGGGCAAATAATGCCAGTGGCGCAAATACCTGCTTATCACTGCTCCCCGGATGCTCTGCCAATAAAGAGAGTTCCTGATAATCCAGCAGATAAACACGGTTTGCCTCTAAAGCACTCTGCAAATCATCACCTCCCATCACCTGTTGATAGCCCTCCCTAGAAACAGGAAAGTTAGCTGGCAACTGATTGATCCGGGAAAGAAGCATTGGGTTAGGACCAGCTACCCGCAAGCGGGCAAAGCATTCATCACTCTGAAATGTTGATGCTATATCCGGCACAGGCAAGGTTTTAAATAGATTTTTATAGGCATCCAGCCCATCTTCAGCCTTCAGTTCCCGAAGCCTTTCCTTAATGTGTTGCTCCTGAGTCTCCACCAATTCATCAATCAGATCTTTCAAGGATTTTATCAGAGACTTTTCGCGACCCGCAGTAACACTAGCCAGCGCCTCCCTGGCAGACGCCAGATCTTCATTAATATGACCCAGCTCGTCCTCAAGATCCAAATTAGCTAAAAGATTCTTGGCAACTTCTGCCCCCGCCTCACCAACAGTCAATGTCCACTCTATTGTTGGTTTTGATTCTGATGGCACATCAAGCGCCATCGGCACCCCTTTTACATTGGGTTTATTATCATCCCACTGATATTCTTTCTGCTCTTTGGCAATTTGCCGGGCACGCTCTCTTCGTTGATGGGAACTATCATTTTGAGGTAGAGAAGGATTTGAACGAGGGAATAAATCAAACATATTTTTCCGTCTATTTTCTTATTATAAATTTTTATTGTTGACACAAATGCTTCAATGCAAGATACACGCACCTCCCTTATAAGTCTATACACTTATACTCTGTGCAATTTTACATATATAAAAAAAGCCCAATGCGAACATTGAGCCTATGAAATTGGTCGGGGTAGAGAGATTCGAACTCCCGACATCCTGCTCCCAAAGCAGGCGCGCTACCAGACTGCGCTATACCCCGAAATAAATTGTCAAACTAAAAGTGGTCGGGGTAGAGAGATTCGAACTCCCGACATCCTGCTCCCAAAGCAGGCGCGCTACCAGACTGCGCTATACCCCGAAATAAACGGTCAAACTAAAAGTGGTCGGGGTAGAGAGATTCGAACTCCCGACATCCTGCTCCCAAAGCAGGCGCGCTACCAGACTGCGCTATACCCCGATAGTCATTAAGGAAAGCAACTGAACGACGCTTGAAGCTCATCCCTGAAGACGGCGCGTATCCTACCACTCCAGAACCAAAGCAGCAATACCCCACCATCATTCTCTACGCTTATCGCGATATTCAACCCACTATGGCTCAGGCTCCCAACCCGTTGAGGACACTCCAGAGTCATAGGAAGAGCCAGAGTTCTCATTTCTTTTCCTTTCTGGCTCGCGTACAGACATCGAAATCGTATACTCATCAGCAGCATGAGAAGAGCCATCAGATAATTGAAGCTGGACTTCACCAGTCTGACACTGACGAAGGTATACCTTTCCTTCCGTCCATGAACTCAGGCGAAACACCGGAAGAACCATAGAGTCTCCTAGGTTCCAGGGGGATGAAACCCAAAAATCCTCTAACCAACCCTGTAAATCTTGCTCAACCCCATGCTCATTAATCCTGAAAAAAAAGACCACAATACCAGCCATTACAGAAGCGAAAATTTTATTAAACTCATATTTAAGCCTTTTATAAGGGTGAAGAAAAATATAAGGAATAGCTAATACCTGAGGATCCCTTTTAGCTTTATTTTGAATAGTTGTAAAAGCTTTAAGCTTGGCTATATTTCCAATCTCTATTATTTTATTCTTATACTTTACAGCTTAACTTTAGAGTTAGTATGACATGAACGTTTGGTTATATTTTAAAAATTGTGTGCAAAAATACATCCAAACGTTTTTTCAGATTCGGTATTATTCTTGATTATTGCGTTGTTGCCGCTATTTATGCCGCTTTTTTCTTTTCTTTGACTATTCCGTCAGTCAAACTATTAAAATTGAACTCATATTTTTGGCTATATCGGTTCCAGCCCTCACGAATAGGTAATCTGGGGATAATTCCTGCGAGTGCAAATCTTAGCATGCCAGCGGTGGTTGTATCCTGATCCCGCCAAGGAATCCTTGAAATGCCCACGCTTGCTTGATTTTTACAGACGGTCAACAGTTGCAATAATGCGTATCCAGCCATCTTCAGATGCATCCACCGCAACAGAGTTCTCAGCTTTTGCTGCCATAACTGGCGGCAACCAAATGAATGTTTAATTTGCTGAAACATGGGTTCAACCGGCCATCTTTTCGCATAAATACGAAGGATGTCTATACCTTCAAGTCCAGTATTGGTTGCAATGAATATACGGCTTTCTGTCAGTCCTTTATCATTTTCAAACCGACCCCAGACAACCCGAACCTTGCGGCCTTTCAGGAAGCGAGCCCGACATACCCGGGTGCGATAACGTATCTTTCGAAATCTGCCGTATATTCTTACGGTTGTTTGATATTCCGGTAGCTTCTCCACTTCCGGGGGCGTCATTTTGATGCCATACTTTTTGGGTCGCCCACGTTTTTTTGCAGTGGACTCCAACGGTAAGGCATACAATGCCCGGTTTAACGGGATTTGCCCTACTACTTCATAGCCCATTTCCAGAACGGGTTGCATTAGCGTCCAGTTCATATACCAACAGTCTGTCAGCAAGCGCAGTCCTTGCACCTTCACCTCTTGCCTCACTACTTTTAGCATGGCAACAGCGATTTTTAGCTTACTGGCATTGCCTGAAGCAGGAGATGGAAAGGAAAGCACAGGGATGGCAGTAAATACTTCATCTTTAGCCCGCTCAAATACAACAGCCAGGGATACCCAGCATTGTCCCCAGATATACGTTGGCCGGTTCCTTTTTTTACTGTGCTGGTGATGGGTTCGGCAAGCGGGAGCCTTGTCAGAAAAACGCTCCACCACCCAATCATCAAGACCAATGTTGATAAGTTCACCCCGTGGTACTTTTGAGCATACCAGCTGAATGAGCCGGCATGCGAGGCTCCTCCACCGCCACTTGCCTTGAGAGAGCCAATGGTGGTAACTGCTCCATACGCATTGAAAGTTATTAATAGATAACAGCGCCTGAGTGACAAAGCCTTGCCCGGATAGCATGCAGCCAAAAAGAAGTTCGCAGAACGTAGGTACTGCTGTTGGGGATAGCGCTGAAGCAAGAAACGTTGTATATAAGGCAAGCTCCCGGAGGATCTCTTTATGATCTGAAGTGAGCATAGCAACCATCTTTGTATTTTGTTTGGAGATGGTTGCTATTAACCGATTTCAGATGAAAATCGTACTATTGTTCTTTGGTAACTCTAAAGTCGAGCTTTACAGTCAAACCCTCATAATCCCTAAACTGTAAATGAATGGATTCCCCACCCTGTTGACAGCCAGGCTTTACGATAACATACAGATTTTTCAAGCCTGTATCAGACCACCCTGCATAAACCTCATTTATTAATAACAACGAATTTATTAATATAATAATCATTTTGAAAATACAGCGCAGCATCTACACCCCAACCCATCAAAAATTTTAAATCAGATTCTCTCACCTTGTTTCTTAAACAAGCAAAGCTGTATTAACCGAGCCATAGCATAGTCCATTATTCTATCGGTAGTGATTCATATTTTCACTCTATATGGATATCCCTCCATACTTTGCTCTATTAACAAATAATCCAATGTGATTTTAATCTAACTTCCTGATAATCAGCTTATTAGTACTATCATCCCTGACAACCCCAAGTGTTTTTTTCCGTTCTTTCTCCTTAGTTGCGGCTTTCAACTTTTTAAGGTCTTTTACAGTTTTTTTTAGATAGGATTCTTTTAATAACTGTGAAGGCCATAGCCGTCTATCCCTATCTGTCTCAAACATTTTACACATAAATTCAAAACCTCTTCGACTAAGGCAATGTTTAGTTTCACTACCCTTAAATAGGCGGTGAGCATCACCAAATGCATATTGGTATAAAGAGATATACTTGAAGTTCAAGGATGGATAAAGCGGTTGCCAGCAAAGGAAATAGGTGAGAATATCCGCAGGATGACTGTACACATACTGTTCACTGAGCTTCTGCATAATATCCCCACTAAAACTGGAGGAAAGTTCATAACCTTCAGGCATAACCAGTTGCAGAAAAACAATACCAATGTCCCACGTATCATCTGCTGGGGTTGGGGAGGAGATTTCTATAGTTTGACAAACAGTAGGAAATGCTCTTGCATCCAAGTCTTTTCTGTATTTGTAATATCCTGTGGCATGACTGAAATTCGTTAAAAATACAAACAACTGCTTCCCGTCATTTATATTTATACAATCTACAGCTGAATGAGATAAGTAGTGTATAGATTGCTTTCGAATAATTTAACCATCCAGTCGGACAGTATTAGAAAATGAGATCATATACTCCTCTCCAAATGAAAAAAGCACCCGTTCAACTTCTTTTTCAAATTCCGCAAAGCTCTTGATTGACAAGAGGTTGAGCCATTCATACTTTATTTTCCTCCACAGGATTTCAATCAGGTTGAGCTCAGGTGAATATGTTGGCAGAAAGCAGACCAGCAATTTCTTTTCAATCATCCAGTCATCAATTCTGGCACAAAACTTTTTGCTGGTGTGAATGCTGGCATTATCCACCATAACTACCGTGTAACGATCATTTGAGCTGTATTTTTCATCTGCCATTTTCTCTGCAAAGTCATCAAAGGCCGCAATCACCGTATCGCTATTCACTGAACCCACAACAGGATAATGAAATAGCTCACAGCTTCGGTTCATAAACCCCAGTACGTTGATGCGTTTACTTTTGACTGATGGTATTCTGAGCTGCTTTCCTTTTTCCTGCCAACCGTATGGCACACAAGGTTCCTGGGTAAAGCCGGACTCATCAAAATAAAATAAATTGATTAACCCTTTGCTCTCGGCTTCCTGGGCATCTTTCAGAGCAGTTTTACAGTCATGGAATTGCTCTTCGTCCCGTTTATGTTTGCATGATTTACGGAGTCTTTTGTAAACCAGCCCTGCTTTTTTACAATGTTTGCCAGAGTAATTTTTGATGAAGATTTACCGGTTTCATCCTCGATCTTGGATTTGACATACGATAAGCGACGAGGCTCTTCAGCCACTAATTCTTTTATGCGTTGCACTTCGGATTCGTCATATATGCACGGCCTACCGCCACCATGCCCCTTGTACAAGGCACGAATACCATATTCTTCCCAATCATCAATCCACTGAGAAGCAGTTTGATATCTAATTTCAAGTATTTCGGCAATTTGCTCAAGGGTAAAGCCACGATTGCTCAATAAAAGGCTATGGGCTCTTTCCCAGCTATTCCCGCATGATGAACGTCGATGATCGTTGGTATTGACAATAAGGCAGCAAAAATAATGAAGCCGATCAAAACTGAGCCGCCAATTAACAAAGCGGAGCTTTAAAGAAAAAATGTCACCCCTGAACGTAGCTACGATATGGCCGGTTATGATGTATCGAATGGAATCACCCTTTTCTCTTCAATACCATGAGTTACTGTGTAAAAAAGCCCCTCCCACGTTTTTATCAGCCAATGCAAAAAATAGCCCTGTATCCATTTCCATAATGCTATACGGACTCCTTTTGAGCGGGTTCTTAAAGCTTCCTGAAACTGGGGACAGCACAGTTCCTGTATTTGATCTACGAGAAAAGCAAGCATCGTCAGATAGGCCAGATTTGTGGCT encodes:
- a CDS encoding peptidylprolyl isomerase — translated: MPTACARHILVKTRDEAEKLKMRIAKGEDFARLAKKYSLCPSGKRGGDLGEFQPGQMVKAFDQVVFKKKVLTVHGPVKTRFGFHLIETIYRN
- a CDS encoding SDR family NAD(P)-dependent oxidoreductase, which gives rise to MMKKLNPSLYVVFFAFAYFSSFAYAERLVMITGANRGLGLLLSEQFAQGGDKVIAVHRHNETPASLNSLKTKYPGKIIMEKLDLTDLNEVIKLGEQYRHKKTPIDILINNAGIYSPREPQNNTFQNLIQNLPQLEESMHTNAEAPMLLSSSLLPNITQGTEKMIIFLGSAGSRFSVDDNKRNRMGLTYVMSKSALHKAIDQAATDLKNPQKCLSQATCKDEQQVTMVGIDPGWVDTDMGKGSKNSQPETGTAEQATKKIYQLITSGTLNHTMSGQLINTSGQKLDW
- the rpe gene encoding ribulose-phosphate 3-epimerase; its protein translation is MRDFIIAPSILSANFARLGEEVDNVLEAGADWVHFDVMDNHYVPNLTLGPMVCKALRNHGVTAPIDVHLMVSPVDRMIGDFIEAGASMITFHPEASDHIDRSLQLIREGGCKAGLVLNPATSPDVIEYVIDKLDMVLLMSVNPGFGGQKFIPSTLKKLRHVRKIIDDSGLDIRLEVDGGVGVKNIRQIAEAGADAFVAGSAIFGAESYQDVISNMRNELKQVNAL
- a CDS encoding IS1380 family transposase, which translates into the protein MTQSTQEQLRFHPSNGKTIRADFNGGELSSDFGALLLRETILHSGLISRLTQAIDDKRHPSYIDHSLQNLLVQRILQMACGYEDANDSNRLRKDPMLKLATGRNPLDDDNHLASSPTYTRLGKSMRRKDIYQMAEAFVHHFIASYDLPPMAIVIDLDHTPAITHGSQQMNLFNAKYQDYCYLPLLIFEGLSGKLITAILRPGKTPTGRENAAIIKRVIKLIRKRWPKTHLLVRGDSHFAQPELMHVVQANTHADYVLGKGAGHKTALRPKAKELLDEARRAFKVKTALAKLNDMPEPERLRLYGEAEYQAKSWKGLDTRIIYKAEVNEKGDNPRFIVTSIKEASPEVIYEDLYCPRGQDENFIKHLKSDLSGDRLSDQTFLANHLRLFYACAAYVLHYELRTKALKGTELEKAQPSTVITKLCKVAVKVVEYKDRIKLHLPSSCPFKKLLQHVTEIFYQMPLPRPG
- a CDS encoding transposase, with the protein product MVAMLTSDHKEILRELALYTTFLASALSPTAVPTFCELLFGCMLSGQGFVTQALLSINNFQCVWSSYHHWLSQGKWRWRSLACRLIQLVCSKVPRGELINIGLDDWVVERFSDKAPACRTHHQHSKKRNRPTYIWGQCWVSLAVVFERAKDEVFTAIPVLSFPSPASGNASKLKIAVAMLKVVRQEVKVQGLRLLTDCWYMNWTLMQPVLEMGYEVVGQIPLNRALYALPLESTAKKRGRPKKYGIKMTPPEVEKLPEYQTTVRIYGRFRKIRYRTRVCRARFLKGRKVRVVWGRFENDKGLTESRIFIATNTGLEGIDILRIYAKRWPVEPMFQQIKHSFGCRQLWQQKLRTLLRWMHLKMAGYALLQLLTVCKNQASVGISRIPWRDQDTTTAGMLRFALAGIIPRLPIREGWNRYSQKYEFNFNSLTDGIVKEKKKAA
- a CDS encoding IS630 family transposase; amino-acid sequence: MVYKRLRKSCKHKRDEEQFHDCKTALKDAQEAESKGLINLFYFDESGFTQEPCVPYGWQEKGKQLRIPSVKSKRINVLGFMNRSCELFHYPVVGSVNSDTVIAAFDDFAEKMADEKYSSNDRYTVVMVDNASIHTSKKFCARIDDWMIEKKLLVCFLPTYSPELNLIEILWRKIKYEWLNLLSIKSFAEFEKEVERVLFSFGEEYMISFSNTVRLDG
- a CDS encoding helix-turn-helix domain-containing protein — protein: MVNTNDHRRSSCGNSWERAHSLLLSNRGFTLEQIAEILEIRYQTASQWIDDWEEYGIRALYKGHGGGRPCIYDESEVQRIKELVAEEPRRLSYVKSKIEDETGKSSSKITLANIVKKQGWFTKDSVNHANINGTKSNSMTVKLL